A window of the Polaribacter sp. HaHaR_3_91 genome harbors these coding sequences:
- a CDS encoding calcineurin-like phosphoesterase C-terminal domain-containing protein, with product MANLKFVTIYFLLIGFLSNAQTNNTWVNGTIFVKNKRLKQVMVSNGDTIVMTNKKGEYKIPVKEGQVLFPILPSGYEYSNRKKWWFNIPEHLEPNSTIKVAFNLQKIKENKNFTFLAIGDIQVGDDKELLQATQSVMTELLNRKDYDFSIYLGDLVNDSPELFTPLKKLIDDIEQPSWVVYGNHDRNFKAGKENQSNFFRDNFGSETYAFFRNDILFVSLNSITPEGKYGYKGIYQKNQIRFLSQLLKSVKPDQPIVISQHIPLVGMKNKQELLNILNPFKNILVLSGHTHTVFQNEIKMSSGNVIHELTAGAVCGNWWTGQKNWQGIPLSLMSCGTPKGYFEINFNNGNYKIKYKGVNLPSNKQFSVWLGDYNSEPLSSLSKNNEFYVNVFSGSKHTKVSVKLANNEVVYLQNDRIVDPFVNYIKRSQKEGKGPDKNSKKSPYLRTKSRHIWKGIFPDNFKKGYNKIEITIEDPHFRTIKESFWVLKK from the coding sequence ATGGCCAATCTTAAATTTGTTACTATTTATTTTCTATTAATCGGTTTTTTATCGAATGCTCAAACAAATAATACTTGGGTAAACGGAACTATTTTTGTTAAAAATAAAAGGTTAAAACAGGTAATGGTATCTAATGGAGATACTATTGTTATGACAAATAAAAAAGGAGAATATAAAATACCTGTAAAAGAAGGACAAGTTCTTTTTCCTATTTTGCCATCTGGCTATGAATACTCTAATAGAAAAAAATGGTGGTTTAATATACCAGAACATTTAGAGCCTAACTCAACTATTAAAGTAGCATTTAATTTACAAAAAATTAAGGAGAATAAAAACTTTACATTTTTAGCTATTGGAGATATTCAAGTTGGAGATGATAAAGAATTGTTACAAGCAACTCAATCTGTAATGACGGAGTTGTTAAACAGAAAAGATTATGATTTTAGTATTTATTTGGGAGATTTAGTTAACGATTCCCCAGAGCTATTTACTCCTTTAAAAAAATTAATAGATGATATAGAACAACCATCTTGGGTGGTTTATGGAAATCATGATAGAAACTTTAAAGCAGGTAAAGAAAATCAATCTAATTTTTTTAGAGATAATTTTGGATCTGAAACCTATGCTTTTTTTCGAAATGACATTTTATTTGTATCATTAAACAGTATTACTCCAGAAGGCAAATATGGCTATAAAGGAATTTATCAAAAAAATCAAATTAGATTCTTATCACAACTATTAAAATCTGTAAAACCAGATCAACCGATAGTCATAAGTCAACACATTCCACTCGTAGGAATGAAAAATAAACAAGAACTTTTAAATATATTAAATCCGTTTAAAAATATTTTAGTTTTATCTGGACATACGCACACTGTATTTCAAAATGAAATAAAAATGTCATCAGGCAATGTAATTCACGAATTAACAGCAGGTGCAGTTTGCGGAAACTGGTGGACAGGTCAAAAAAATTGGCAAGGAATCCCTCTGTCTTTAATGAGTTGTGGAACCCCAAAAGGATATTTTGAAATTAATTTTAATAACGGTAATTATAAAATAAAATACAAAGGAGTTAATTTACCAAGCAATAAGCAATTTAGTGTTTGGTTAGGAGATTATAATTCTGAACCATTATCATCTTTATCAAAAAATAATGAATTTTATGTGAATGTGTTTTCGGGTTCAAAGCATACCAAGGTTTCTGTAAAATTAGCAAATAATGAAGTTGTTTATTTACAAAATGACCGTATCGTAGATCCTTTTGTTAATTATATAAAACGTTCACAAAAAGAAGGAAAAGGTCCTGATAAAAACAGTAAAAAATCACCTTATTTAAGAACAAAATCTAGACATATATGGAAAGGGATTTTTCCTGATAATTTTAAAAAAGGATATAATAAAATAGAAATTACAATAGAAGACCCTCATTTTAGAACTATTAAAGAGTCTTTTTGGGTATTAAAAAAATAG